The Chrysoperla carnea chromosome X, inChrCarn1.1, whole genome shotgun sequence genome includes a region encoding these proteins:
- the LOC123302352 gene encoding glucose-6-phosphate 1-dehydrogenase has protein sequence MTSKQECNSNISPESCLALIRKSLKSKNMDSEGGHFDGNMPHLFVVLGASGDLAKKKIYPTLWWLFRDNLLPTETVFYGYARSKLTIDELKQQCHQYMKVKPEEEERYEQFWNLNQYFAGQYDSRKDFEMLNQELLVHERGVPKANRLFYLALPPSVFEPVTVHIKNACMGQKGWTRIIIEKPFGRDAATSAKLSDHLASLFSEEQIYRIDHYLGKEMVQNLMTLRFSNRIFGPTWNRDNIASVQITFKEPFGTHGRGGYFDTFGIIRDVMQNHLLQILSLVAMEKPATVHPDDIRNEKVKVLRSIRELTQDDVIIGQYVGDPEGTGEAKYGYLDDETVVNKDSVTPTYALAVLNINNERWDGVPFILRCGKALNERKAEVRIQYRDVPGDIFEGKPKRNELVIRVQPGEALYLKLMCKTPGMTFDMEETELDLTYGSRYKDAKLPDAYERLILDVFCGSQMHFVRSDELREAWRIFTPLLHDIEESKIKPTQYKYGSRGPPEADQFLREHNYIYSGSYKWIQPSHL, from the exons GGTGATCtagcaaaaaagaaaatttatccaACGTTATGGTGGTTATTCCGAGATAATTTATTGCCAACCGAAACAGTTTTTTATGGATATGCACGAAGTAAGTTGACTATCGATGAACTGAAACAGCAATGTCATCAATATATGAAG GTAAAACCAGAAGAAGAAGAAAGATACGAACAATTTTGGAACTTAAATCAGTATTTTGCGGGTCAATATGATTCAAGAAAAGATTTTGAAATGTTAAATCAAGAATTATTGGTACATGAACGAGGCGTTCCAAAAGCGaatcgattattttatttagcatTACCGCCATCAGTGTTTGAACCGGTTACAGTACACATTAAAAATGCCTGTATGGGACAAAA GGGTTGGACACGAATTAtaatagaaaaaccatttggcAGAGATGCAGCTACATCCGCAAAACTTTCCGATCATTTAGCATCATTATTCTCAGAAGAACAAATTTATCGTATCGATCATTATTTAGGCAAAGAAATGGTACAAAACTTAATGACCTTACGATTCAGTAATCGTATATTTGGTCCAACATGGAATCGTGATAATATTGCATCAGTACAAATTACATTTAAGGAACCATTTGGCACACATGGCCGTGGTGGATATTTCGATACATTCGGTATAATTCGAGATGTTATGCAAAATCATTTACTgcaaatattaagtttagttgcGATGGAAAAGCCAGCAACTGTACATCCAGATGATATTCGAAATGaaaag GTAAAAGTTCTTCGTAGTATCAGAGAATTGACTCAAGATGATGTCATTATAGGACAATATGTAGGCGATCCAGAAGGAACAGGTGAAGCGAAATATGGTTACTTAGACGATGAGACTGTTGTAAATAAAGATTCAGTAACTCCTACTTATGCATTGGCTGTCTTGAATATAAACAATGAACGATGGGATGGTGTTCCATTTATCTTACGATGTGGAAAAG CCTTAAATGAACGTAAAGCCGAAGTAAGAATTCAATACCGTGATGTACCTGGTGATATTTTCGAAGGTAAACCAAAACGTAATGAATTAGTAATTCGAGTACAACCTGGTGAGGCACTTTACTTGAAACTTATGTGCAAAACACCTGGTATGACATTCGACATGGAAGAAACGGAATTAGATCTCACATACGGCTCTCGCTATAAG GATGCAAAATTACCCGATGCTTACGAACGTTTAATTTTAGACGTATTTTGTGGTTCCCAAATGCATTTTGTACGATCTGATGAATTACGTGAAGCATGGCGAATTTTCACACCTTTGTTACATGACATtgaagaaagtaaaattaaaccAACGCAATACAA atacgGATCACGTGGACCTCCTGAAGCAGATCAATTTTTACGTgaacataattatatatactcAGGATCTTATAAATGGATTCAACcatcacatttataa